A genomic segment from Helicobacter sp. 12S02232-10 encodes:
- a CDS encoding DUF1090 family protein, whose amino-acid sequence MSKYFFIFSLLFVLGYGGPICDFKINNVSSQIDYALKKNPNQNLSELKKNLQELEKNCKDSDVLKDINQNIEMTQNNLEQAKINLSDAQIKGNIHQIRQAQIDLKIANLQYIAAKQELLRMKDLLKENKK is encoded by the coding sequence ATGTCAAAATATTTCTTTATATTTTCTTTACTATTTGTTTTAGGCTATGGCGGACCGATTTGTGATTTTAAAATCAACAATGTTTCATCTCAGATTGATTATGCCCTTAAAAAAAATCCCAATCAAAATCTTTCAGAATTAAAAAAAAATCTTCAAGAACTTGAGAAAAATTGTAAAGATTCTGATGTTTTGAAAGATATCAATCAAAACATTGAGATGACTCAGAATAATCTAGAACAAGCAAAAATAAATCTTAGTGATGCCCAAATAAAGGGTAATATTCATCAAATCAGACAGGCTCAGATTGATTTAAAAATAGCCAATTTGCAATACATTGCTGCCAAGCAAGAGCTACTTAGAATGAAAGATTTGCTCAAGGAAAATAAAAAATAA
- a CDS encoding DUF1090 family protein, with amino-acid sequence MIKVLFFSSCLSAILIAGPICDFKINNVQSQINDALKQKNKNKASELKHALRELKEHCSDEKVLRKTQEQIIKLEKKISEAKNELSELKLKDKTNKIKKMEMKIKMLDTELEFEEKELQKMKDLSKANGAESKS; translated from the coding sequence ATGATAAAGGTATTATTTTTTAGTTCTTGTTTATCTGCAATATTAATAGCAGGACCGATTTGTGATTTTAAAATCAATAATGTCCAATCTCAAATTAATGATGCGCTTAAGCAGAAGAACAAAAACAAAGCTTCAGAACTTAAGCACGCTTTAAGAGAGCTCAAAGAACATTGCAGTGATGAAAAGGTTTTAAGAAAAACGCAAGAACAGATCATTAAGCTTGAAAAGAAAATTTCAGAAGCTAAGAATGAACTTTCAGAATTGAAACTGAAAGATAAGACCAATAAAATCAAAAAAATGGAAATGAAAATAAAAATGCTTGATACAGAGCTTGAATTTGAAGAAAAAGAATTGCAAAAAATGAAAGATTTATCGAAAGCAAATGGAGCTGAATCTAAATCTTAG
- a CDS encoding Na+/H+ antiporter NhaC family protein: MNYADSALSLLVPVCVIGMVFFTKRVVLSLFLGIVLGGIMMNYDNFWGIFIYVYERISSVLYTLQADKNGSFSLYISWWSVYVFGFLIILGILTQVISHSGAVNAFVKWARHRIKSPQGSEFIAFLAGIVIFIDDYFNALTVGQISKSLNDANHSTRERLAYVIDSTSAPVCILMPISSWGAYIIGVMQTSVPASVGDGLFVLMNSVWSNYYAWFALLAVFLTIYWQINLPAMNKYRNIGVSDLLQDDDLNKPSSSIWLLIIPVLVLIFSISFMILWTGYQAGKEATLFAMLKNTDTAFSLFYGGLFALLVSIVISLKHLHQESFFLMITRGVKSMLPAIFILILAWAIGPVIRDDMQTGVYLADLSKEFLSQRAVVMMPVILFLISGFIAFATGTSWGTFAIMLPVGVSVVLASGGDIMLSISAVLAGAVYGDHTSPISDTTILSATGAGCSVQSHFITQLPYATTAALCALISFGVASLTSSLLAAYVVGIVLMVGIFYFYKIFFKSSKILN; this comes from the coding sequence ATGAACTATGCTGATTCTGCTTTGAGTCTTTTGGTGCCAGTCTGCGTGATTGGGATGGTTTTTTTTACCAAGAGAGTTGTTCTTTCATTGTTTTTAGGAATTGTCCTTGGCGGGATAATGATGAATTATGATAATTTTTGGGGAATTTTTATCTATGTTTATGAGAGGATATCTTCAGTTTTATATACATTGCAAGCAGATAAGAATGGATCATTTAGTCTGTATATAAGTTGGTGGAGTGTTTATGTCTTTGGTTTTTTGATTATTCTTGGAATTTTGACGCAAGTGATTTCGCACTCTGGGGCGGTAAATGCGTTTGTAAAATGGGCAAGGCATCGTATAAAAAGTCCGCAAGGATCAGAATTTATAGCTTTTCTAGCAGGGATTGTGATCTTTATTGATGATTATTTCAATGCTTTGACCGTCGGGCAAATTTCTAAATCTCTTAATGATGCCAATCATTCCACAAGAGAAAGACTTGCTTATGTGATTGATTCAACTTCTGCCCCAGTATGTATCTTGATGCCGATTTCAAGCTGGGGGGCTTATATCATAGGGGTTATGCAGACAAGCGTTCCTGCTTCAGTAGGGGATGGCTTGTTTGTATTGATGAATAGTGTATGGAGTAATTATTATGCGTGGTTTGCTCTTTTAGCGGTATTTTTAACTATTTATTGGCAAATCAATTTGCCAGCGATGAACAAATATAGAAATATAGGTGTTAGCGACTTGCTTCAAGATGATGATTTAAATAAACCTTCAAGTTCAATATGGCTTCTGATAATTCCTGTGCTAGTTTTGATTTTTTCGATCAGTTTTATGATTTTATGGACAGGGTATCAGGCAGGAAAAGAAGCGACGCTTTTTGCAATGCTGAAAAATACCGATACAGCGTTTTCTCTTTTTTATGGCGGGTTGTTTGCACTGCTTGTGAGTATCGTGATTTCTTTGAAGCATTTGCATCAAGAGTCGTTTTTTCTTATGATAACTCGAGGTGTTAAAAGTATGCTCCCAGCAATTTTTATTTTGATTTTGGCTTGGGCAATAGGTCCGGTGATACGTGATGATATGCAGACTGGAGTTTATTTGGCTGATTTGAGTAAAGAGTTTTTATCCCAACGCGCAGTTGTAATGATGCCTGTGATTTTGTTTTTGATCTCAGGGTTTATTGCATTTGCTACTGGGACGAGTTGGGGGACTTTTGCGATTATGCTTCCAGTTGGAGTGAGCGTTGTACTTGCTTCTGGAGGAGATATTATGTTGTCAATTTCTGCAGTGCTTGCAGGAGCTGTGTATGGGGATCATACCTCTCCAATTTCTGATACAACAATTTTATCAGCTACCGGAGCAGGATGCTCTGTGCAAAGTCATTTTATTACCCAATTGCCTTATGCGACTACTGCGGCTTTGTGCGCATTGATAAGTTTTGGAGTGGCAAGTTTGACTTCTTCGCTTTTAGCAGCTTATGTTGTGGGTATTGTATTGATGGTGGGTATATTTTATTTTTATAAAATATTTTTTAAATCCTCCAAGATTTTGAACTAA
- a CDS encoding phosphoethanolamine transferase: MSPEAHTEQVFQTILNFSDYENRKTPWYEQMNLLDIMKMAGYKTFWFSNQEKTSLWESNPSILASRADFSFWTPPQPSESYDEQLISLYQKHKSLLDTASNEKNNKNLIIFHLQGSHLEYKSRFPHSYAKFKPSDIDAKNLHTKYQKDLQIISDYVNSLYYTDDVLNQIFDLFKNTDSIIFYFSDHAQDVFQSDHSVGHRCSNYGVEIPFMIFVTDAFKMKHKKEVDLIKSALKKPFMTDDFIQSLLPLIGIKTQDNIESKNIFSSQFDIKRKRFYCGDNDYDKGKTIPY, from the coding sequence ATCAGCCCAGAAGCCCATACCGAACAAGTTTTCCAAACTATCTTAAATTTTAGCGATTATGAAAATAGAAAAACGCCTTGGTATGAGCAAATGAATCTTTTAGATATTATGAAAATGGCAGGATATAAAACATTTTGGTTTTCTAATCAAGAAAAAACAAGCCTATGGGAAAGCAATCCGAGCATTTTAGCTTCCCGAGCGGATTTCTCATTTTGGACACCACCACAACCATCTGAATCCTATGATGAACAACTCATTAGCTTGTATCAAAAACATAAATCCCTTTTAGATACTGCATCAAATGAAAAAAATAATAAAAATCTTATCATTTTCCACTTGCAAGGCTCACACTTAGAGTATAAAAGTCGCTTTCCCCATTCCTATGCTAAATTCAAACCAAGCGATATTGATGCTAAAAATTTACATACAAAGTATCAAAAAGACTTACAAATAATCAGTGACTATGTTAATTCTCTGTATTATACCGATGATGTGTTAAATCAAATTTTTGACCTGTTTAAAAATACTGATTCCATTATTTTTTACTTCAGTGATCACGCTCAAGATGTATTTCAAAGTGATCATTCAGTCGGACATAGATGCAGTAATTATGGAGTAGAAATTCCATTTATGATTTTTGTAACCGATGCATTTAAAATGAAACATAAAAAAGAGGTTGATTTAATAAAATCTGCTTTGAAAAAACCTTTTATGACTGATGACTTTATCCAATCTTTGCTTCCTTTGATTGGCATTAAAACCCAAGACAACATCGAATCTAAAAATATTTTTAGCTCACAATTTGATATAAAACGCAAAAGATTTTATTGTGGAGATAATGATTATGATAAGGGGAAAACAATCCCCTATTAG
- a CDS encoding sulfatase-like hydrolase/transferase — protein sequence MILDKRFYIFILINAIIPLFTPFTKLSNYTRPVIYSFIFILIIYFLLDFLKSKKWRCIIKNIIVLFCMIVGFIDLFCIVNFNTPISPNIFDTILATQENEIKNFLRFYLQIPTNIILIIVYIGICVAFFLIKKDFILTINKKFVGIFLALAIIVLSILAIKDYVKNEINQFHTLEKLVQSINITNIFYSIITSIVQTKKYQNYMKNIESNLKNPKTYLLQNHATIPNIVIIIGESASKDFMHIYGYDLENTPHLDKAQAKVGGGGYLYLKMSSAQKPIPNKFSKLS from the coding sequence ATGATATTAGATAAAAGATTCTATATATTTATTTTGATAAACGCCATTATCCCGCTCTTTACTCCTTTTACAAAACTCAGCAACTATACTAGACCTGTCATTTATAGCTTTATTTTTATCTTGATAATTTATTTTTTACTTGATTTTTTGAAGTCTAAAAAATGGCGTTGTATTATCAAAAACATAATCGTTTTATTCTGTATGATTGTAGGCTTTATTGATTTATTTTGCATTGTTAATTTCAATACCCCTATTTCACCAAATATTTTCGATACAATTTTAGCTACTCAAGAAAATGAAATTAAAAATTTTTTAAGATTCTATCTTCAAATACCGACCAACATTATTTTAATTATTGTCTATATCGGAATTTGCGTGGCATTCTTCCTTATAAAAAAAGATTTTATTCTCACAATCAATAAAAAATTTGTCGGTATTTTTTTAGCTCTTGCCATCATTGTTTTATCAATTCTTGCTATCAAAGATTATGTAAAAAATGAAATCAATCAATTCCATACACTTGAAAAACTAGTTCAATCCATTAATATTACCAATATCTTTTATTCTATTATCACAAGTATCGTGCAAACTAAAAAATATCAAAATTATATGAAAAATATAGAATCAAATCTCAAAAACCCAAAGACTTATCTATTGCAAAATCACGCAACCATACCTAATATTGTCATCATCATAGGAGAAAGTGCTTCAAAAGATTTTATGCATATCTATGGTTATGATTTAGAGAATACTCCTCATTTAGATAAAGCTCAAGCAAAAGTTGGGGGGGGGGGTTATTTGTATTTAAAGATGTCATCAGCCCAGAAGCCCATACCGAACAAGTTTTCCAAACTATCTTAA
- a CDS encoding cytochrome d ubiquinol oxidase subunit II: MFETLSLYQLQVYWWCIISLLGGGLVMMFFVQGGQSLLNALAKTELEKTLIINSLGRKWELTFTTLVLFGGASFAAFPLFYSTSFGGAYWVWLCILFCFILQAVAYEFRTKKGNVWGKKTYEIFLYINGYLGVFLIGVAVSTFFSGSNFELGEYNFVDWKSESRGLEQLQNPANYLLGFALVFLSRIIGASYLFNNIDQIIIRERAKKQMLINTLLFLPFFLGFIAWICLKDGFGIAQNGEIVMISHQYFLAFIKHPYLLVIFLVGVVGVLSGIYLNVFKDYEKSIFILGAGTILTVMAIFLNVGLGESPFYPSTYNLSSSLTIENASSSHYTLVAMSYVSLLIPFVLAYIVYVWYSMDKVKLTEEEIKNSSHLY; encoded by the coding sequence ATGTTTGAAACACTGAGTCTATACCAACTGCAAGTTTATTGGTGGTGCATCATCAGTCTGTTAGGTGGCGGACTCGTGATGATGTTTTTTGTTCAAGGCGGGCAGTCGCTTTTAAATGCACTTGCCAAAACAGAGTTGGAAAAAACCTTGATTATCAATTCTCTGGGTCGAAAATGGGAACTAACCTTTACGACTTTGGTTCTTTTTGGGGGTGCCTCATTTGCCGCATTTCCTTTATTTTACTCTACAAGTTTTGGAGGGGCTTATTGGGTATGGCTATGCATTTTATTTTGTTTCATTCTTCAAGCTGTAGCCTATGAATTTAGAACGAAAAAAGGAAATGTCTGGGGGAAAAAAACTTATGAAATATTTTTATACATCAACGGATATTTGGGAGTATTTTTAATCGGAGTTGCTGTCAGCACATTTTTTTCAGGTTCAAACTTCGAGCTGGGTGAATATAATTTTGTAGATTGGAAAAGCGAATCTAGAGGTCTTGAACAACTGCAAAACCCTGCAAACTATTTATTAGGCTTTGCTCTTGTATTTCTTTCTCGCATTATTGGTGCAAGTTATCTGTTCAATAATATTGATCAAATCATTATTAGGGAGCGTGCAAAAAAACAAATGCTTATCAATACCTTGCTTTTTCTGCCATTTTTTCTCGGATTTATTGCGTGGATATGCCTCAAAGATGGATTTGGAATTGCCCAAAATGGAGAAATTGTAATGATTAGCCATCAATATTTTCTTGCTTTTATCAAACACCCTTATTTGCTTGTGATCTTTCTAGTCGGGGTGGTGGGTGTTTTATCAGGGATTTATTTAAATGTCTTCAAAGACTACGAAAAATCTATCTTTATCTTGGGAGCAGGGACTATTCTTACTGTAATGGCGATATTTTTAAACGTAGGGTTAGGAGAAAGTCCTTTTTATCCATCAACCTATAACCTTTCAAGCTCACTAACCATAGAAAATGCCTCTTCAAGTCACTACACACTTGTGGCGATGAGTTATGTATCATTGCTCATTCCTTTTGTACTTGCTTATATCGTATATGTTTGGTATTCTATGGATAAAGTCAAACTTACCGAAGAGGAAATTAAAAATTCCTCACATCTCTATTAA
- a CDS encoding cytochrome ubiquinol oxidase subunit I, translated as MDFSSVDYSRAQFALTALYHFLFVPLTLGLSFIVAIMESIYIKTGKEEWKKITKFWMGLFGINFAIGVATGIIMEFEFGTNWANYSWFVGDIFGAPLAIEGIMAFFLEATFFAVMFFGWNKVSKKFHLLSTWLVAIGSNLSAFWILVANAWMQYPIGTTFNPQTARNEMTNFWEVALSPVAVSKFLHTIGSGYVISALFVMGISAYFLLKKRDFWAAKKSLIVGASFGLVTAIFLMFSGDESAYRVTQHQPMKLAAMEGIYQGEKRASLVAFGILNPNKQPGDKQETFLFNLQIPYALSLLGNRSLNSFVPGIDDLIYGNPKFLIPPMQEKIDSGKMAVNALKNYKEAKANNDSEKMRAAQSVLEANMKNFGYGFLNDPKETIPPIATTFYSFHLMVALGSYFLLLFIVVLYLSMANSIEKYKKILWLCVFSIPLGYIAAEAGWIVAEVGRQPWAIQDLMPVGIAATHLSSVNVGISLAIFAILFTALLIAEITIMIKQIKLGFENPVFFKSDKKGNENV; from the coding sequence ATGGACTTCTCAAGTGTGGATTATTCAAGGGCGCAGTTCGCCCTTACAGCTCTTTATCATTTCTTGTTTGTTCCCCTAACACTCGGGCTTTCTTTTATCGTTGCGATTATGGAGAGCATCTATATCAAAACAGGAAAAGAAGAATGGAAAAAAATTACAAAATTTTGGATGGGACTTTTTGGAATTAATTTTGCCATAGGTGTGGCTACAGGCATTATTATGGAATTTGAGTTTGGTACAAACTGGGCGAATTATTCTTGGTTTGTCGGGGATATTTTCGGAGCTCCCTTGGCCATTGAAGGGATTATGGCATTTTTCTTGGAGGCAACTTTTTTTGCAGTGATGTTTTTTGGTTGGAATAAAGTCTCAAAAAAATTCCACCTACTCTCCACTTGGCTTGTAGCTATCGGAAGCAATTTAAGCGCATTTTGGATACTTGTTGCCAATGCTTGGATGCAATATCCCATCGGCACAACATTCAATCCCCAAACAGCCCGAAATGAAATGACAAACTTTTGGGAAGTTGCCCTTTCTCCGGTTGCAGTCTCAAAATTTTTACACACTATTGGTAGCGGTTATGTCATCAGTGCTTTGTTTGTAATGGGGATATCTGCCTATTTTCTCCTCAAAAAAAGAGATTTTTGGGCAGCTAAAAAAAGTCTTATTGTTGGGGCAAGTTTTGGCTTAGTTACGGCAATATTTTTGATGTTTAGTGGCGATGAAAGTGCATACCGCGTTACACAGCATCAACCTATGAAACTAGCGGCAATGGAAGGTATTTATCAAGGCGAAAAACGTGCTTCTTTGGTAGCCTTTGGAATTCTCAATCCAAACAAGCAACCTGGAGACAAGCAAGAAACTTTCCTATTTAATCTCCAAATTCCATATGCTCTTTCTTTATTGGGAAATCGAAGCCTAAATAGTTTTGTGCCTGGAATTGATGATTTAATTTATGGAAATCCAAAATTTTTGATTCCTCCAATGCAAGAAAAGATTGATAGTGGCAAGATGGCTGTCAATGCCCTCAAAAACTACAAAGAAGCAAAAGCAAATAATGATTCTGAAAAAATGCGGGCTGCTCAAAGTGTTTTAGAAGCAAATATGAAAAATTTTGGTTATGGATTTTTAAATGATCCTAAAGAGACCATTCCCCCAATCGCGACAACTTTTTATAGCTTCCATCTTATGGTGGCTTTGGGGAGTTACTTTTTGCTTCTTTTTATTGTAGTTCTGTATTTGAGTATGGCAAACTCCATTGAAAAATACAAAAAAATCTTATGGCTTTGTGTTTTTAGCATTCCTCTAGGCTATATTGCTGCAGAAGCAGGCTGGATTGTAGCTGAAGTAGGCAGACAACCTTGGGCTATTCAAGATCTGATGCCTGTTGGAATTGCAGCAACACATCTTTCAAGCGTTAATGTAGGAATTTCTTTGGCAATCTTTGCAATTTTATTTACCGCGCTATTGATTGCTGAAATCACCATTATGATCAAGCAAATCAAATTAGGATTTGAAAACCCTGTATTTTTCAAATCAGACAAAAAAGGAAATGAAAATGTTTGA
- a CDS encoding DUF4492 domain-containing protein, giving the protein MLRLHYFFKRVFLFYIEGFKKMETGKTLWKIIIIKLIIMFGILKIFLFDKNIDNTFNTNEQKSSFVLENLTK; this is encoded by the coding sequence ATGTTAAGGTTGCATTATTTTTTCAAAAGAGTTTTTCTATTCTATATTGAAGGTTTCAAAAAAATGGAAACAGGAAAAACTCTTTGGAAGATTATCATTATCAAGCTTATCATTATGTTTGGAATTTTAAAAATTTTTTTGTTTGACAAAAATATTGACAATACCTTCAATACCAATGAACAAAAAAGCTCTTTCGTGCTTGAAAATTTAACAAAATAA
- a CDS encoding 6-hydroxymethylpterin diphosphokinase MptE-like protein: MTFLEILKMNDKPQIENEISRRFAKNMEFFHQTSPRLFDTLKAPASEYNLLFDEKGLNIINLKSRQLTYPCVEDQHQMVAICEDIARSPVSNPKWKIHTNHIYLDKMDISKLPITGDACNSFIDLLHKHGGIKEYYLSRSFLPTTTIFGLLGGLFLEFIRERGVFFHSLLIFEENIDMFRISCYFVDYEELFKNTSPKSCYIFVKDLVDKFFIRNFFVQKKITNNFLRLELKIYSSPKIDAVQKVIEEEYASNARGWGSFEDEMIGIENTFKNIPFKSLKNPVLKIPQRVNAPICVVGNGASLDGLLPFIKSNQNKMIIFSCGTALKPLRAYGVVPDFQIEIERIDYLLDVLKDAPLGNIPLLCGNMVNPSVLDLAKEAYIFMRGGSASGYLYGSKSVMEYSAPFVGNAGFALACQLGSEVLMCGLDCGYIEGLGKHASSSFYGDEEFVLPPGAVVVRGNFDKNVYSDSIFLLSMHQISLAIKTFIPKMALNLGEGAYIEGARPTRAQEFNLAKINKKKIIKQIKSYFVKNFKEIFTDQREDLYTGELSSFKDELIEIFRTPIKTKRELFALIDRVNLLCVKKSSTSPFVGILFEGSLAHMCQSLMIACLHLPNDTIGMFYEDAKLAIWEALDKMMFKYRLQALMQPA, translated from the coding sequence ATGACGTTTTTGGAAATTTTGAAAATGAATGACAAACCCCAAATTGAAAATGAAATCTCAAGAAGGTTTGCTAAAAATATGGAATTTTTTCATCAAACTTCCCCAAGGCTTTTTGATACTCTTAAGGCTCCTGCAAGCGAATATAATTTGCTTTTTGATGAAAAAGGACTCAACATTATCAATTTAAAAAGCCGGCAGCTTACTTATCCTTGTGTTGAAGACCAACACCAGATGGTTGCAATTTGTGAAGATATTGCTCGATCCCCTGTTTCTAATCCAAAATGGAAGATCCATACCAATCATATTTATCTAGACAAAATGGATATTTCCAAACTTCCAATCACTGGTGATGCTTGCAATTCCTTCATTGATCTCTTGCATAAGCACGGGGGGATTAAAGAATATTATTTGAGCCGTTCTTTTCTTCCCACTACGACTATTTTTGGGTTATTAGGCGGGTTATTTTTAGAATTTATTCGGGAGCGAGGAGTATTTTTTCATTCTTTGCTTATTTTTGAAGAAAATATCGATATGTTTCGAATTAGCTGTTATTTTGTCGATTATGAAGAACTGTTTAAAAATACTTCGCCTAAAAGTTGTTATATTTTTGTCAAAGACCTTGTGGATAAATTTTTTATCCGCAATTTTTTTGTACAAAAAAAGATCACGAATAATTTTTTGAGGCTTGAGCTTAAAATATATTCTAGTCCCAAGATTGATGCAGTTCAAAAGGTTATTGAAGAGGAATATGCAAGTAATGCAAGAGGATGGGGAAGTTTTGAGGATGAAATGATTGGGATTGAGAATACCTTTAAGAATATTCCGTTCAAGAGTCTTAAAAATCCTGTTCTAAAAATTCCTCAAAGAGTCAATGCGCCCATTTGTGTCGTAGGTAATGGAGCGAGCTTGGATGGGTTACTTCCTTTTATCAAAAGCAATCAAAATAAGATGATTATTTTTAGTTGTGGCACGGCGTTAAAGCCTCTGAGGGCTTATGGCGTTGTACCTGATTTTCAAATAGAGATTGAACGGATTGATTATCTTTTGGATGTTTTAAAAGATGCTCCATTGGGGAATATTCCTCTGTTGTGTGGGAATATGGTCAATCCCTCAGTATTGGATTTAGCAAAGGAAGCTTATATTTTTATGCGTGGGGGGAGTGCGAGCGGGTATCTTTATGGATCCAAAAGCGTAATGGAATACAGCGCGCCTTTTGTGGGTAATGCAGGTTTTGCTTTGGCTTGCCAGCTTGGAAGTGAAGTATTGATGTGTGGGCTAGATTGTGGCTATATTGAAGGTTTGGGAAAACACGCCTCATCTTCTTTTTATGGAGATGAAGAATTTGTTTTGCCTCCAGGTGCAGTTGTTGTAAGAGGGAATTTTGATAAAAATGTCTATAGCGATTCGATTTTTTTGCTTTCAATGCATCAAATTTCTTTAGCCATTAAAACTTTTATTCCAAAGATGGCTTTAAATCTTGGAGAGGGGGCATATATCGAAGGAGCCAGACCGACTCGGGCGCAAGAATTTAATTTGGCAAAAATCAATAAGAAAAAAATTATTAAACAGATTAAAAGTTATTTTGTTAAAAACTTTAAAGAAATTTTCACAGATCAAAGAGAAGATCTTTACACTGGAGAGCTTTCAAGTTTTAAAGATGAGCTTATTGAAATTTTTAGAACACCAATCAAAACAAAGAGAGAGCTTTTTGCCTTGATTGATAGGGTCAATTTATTGTGTGTGAAAAAAAGTTCAACCTCTCCTTTTGTAGGCATTTTGTTTGAGGGTTCTTTGGCGCATATGTGTCAAAGCTTAATGATAGCGTGCTTGCATTTGCCAAACGATACAATTGGAATGTTTTATGAAGATGCTAAACTAGCGATTTGGGAGGCCTTGGATAAAATGATGTTTAAATATCGCTTGCAGGCTTTGATGCAACCTGCTTAA
- a CDS encoding ATP-binding protein, translating into MEQIVSDSKPPKYEISKKILNTVGKTNAEYGLIQEGDRVLLGLSGGKDSILLACILERMQRHAPFKFEFKALTIHYGLGEKFDWLSELCQRQGIPHEIFYTTIADTIKEKRREGSSYCSFCSRMRRGSLYSKALEMGYNKVAIAHHLDDAAESFFMNLTYNGSLRSMTPIYRAENGLQVIRPLIHIRERQSIDFVKSQNIPTAPDCNCPAKQPDSDKPPIARLATKNFLSQMEETNPEFFKSLKNAFCNLHAESFSDKSYLKI; encoded by the coding sequence ATGGAACAAATAGTTTCAGATTCCAAGCCACCAAAATATGAGATCAGCAAAAAAATCCTCAATACCGTAGGAAAAACCAACGCTGAATATGGACTCATTCAAGAAGGCGATAGGGTTTTGTTAGGGTTGAGTGGGGGTAAAGACTCTATTCTTTTAGCCTGCATTTTGGAAAGAATGCAACGTCACGCCCCTTTTAAATTCGAATTCAAGGCACTTACAATTCATTATGGATTGGGAGAAAAATTTGATTGGCTGAGTGAATTATGCCAACGTCAAGGCATTCCCCACGAAATCTTTTATACCACCATTGCAGACACAATCAAAGAAAAACGGCGTGAAGGCAGTTCTTATTGCAGTTTTTGTTCTAGAATGCGACGTGGCTCACTCTACTCCAAAGCTTTGGAAATGGGTTATAACAAAGTCGCCATTGCGCATCATTTAGATGATGCGGCTGAAAGTTTTTTTATGAACCTCACTTACAACGGCTCTCTTAGAAGTATGACTCCGATTTATCGTGCTGAAAACGGGTTACAAGTAATCCGTCCTTTGATCCATATACGTGAAAGACAAAGCATAGATTTTGTAAAATCTCAAAATATCCCCACTGCCCCTGATTGCAACTGCCCTGCAAAACAACCCGATTCAGACAAACCTCCCATAGCAAGGCTTGCAACTAAAAATTTTCTCTCTCAAATGGAAGAAACGAATCCTGAATTTTTTAAATCTCTGAAAAATGCGTTTTGCAACCTTCACGCTGAAAGTTTCAGCGATAAGTCCTATCTTAAAATCTAA